In Mangifera indica cultivar Alphonso unplaced genomic scaffold, CATAS_Mindica_2.1 Un_0075, whole genome shotgun sequence, the genomic window GACGGCGAAGCAAGCGTGGCTGGTTGGTAAGAAAGTTTGGGAGGAACTTGAATCCGGGAAAACCGTTGCTTCAACCAAGCCCCAAACAAACAAGACGGTGGAGAACAAATCGGAGTCTTGTCCGCATTCGATTAGGATGTCCGGGTCGGATTTTTTAAAGAGGGGTCATCTCATGGTGCTGCCGTGTGGATTAACACTGGGTTCGCATATTACTGTTATTGGTTTGCCGCATTGGGCACATCCGGAGAATGATCCGAAGATAGCGACGTTGAAAGAAGGGGAGGAGTCTTTGATGGTTTCCCAGTTTATAATGGAGTTGCAGGGTTTAAAGACGGTGGATGGGGAGGACCCACCGAGGATTTTGCATTTTAATCCGAGATTGAAGGGTGATTGGAGCGGCAAGCCTGTGATTGAAATGAACACTTGCTATAGGATGCAGTGGGGTTCGGCTCATAGATGTGAAGGCTGGAAATCTAGAGCTGATGACGAAACTAGTAAGTAATGATTACActttgtctttttgtttttctggttGCTTTTTGTGCAATGTGAGAACATTTAACCACATTTAGCTGATATATTAGTAAGTAAATATAGTCTATTCAGTAAGCTGATATTTGCTGGTATAGATTACAGTTGTAGGTGATATGCAAGGTTTAGACCTTTGTTAAGCTATTTAAGAATTATGATAAATGTTGATACAAAGTCAGAAATTGTCATAATGCTActgtgaaaattattttgtgtgTGTTTGTCATTGATCTAATTGATGAGTAAGAACTGATTGATTGTTGGAGTTTAATTGTGTCTCAATCTGGTAATATGGAAAATTGGACTGATGGTTCAAATTAGCttgtttaatctttttaaagGGCTACTTTTCACCGTCATTTATGTTGCATTTTGTGAAGTTGATGGACGAGTGAAATGTGAGAAATGGATTCGTGATGATGACGATCACTTAGAAGAATCTAAGGCCACATGGTGGTTGAACAGGCTGATTGGGCGAACCAAGAAAGTGACATTTGAATGGCCATACCCATTTGCAGAGGGCAAGTTATTTGTTCTTACGATACAAGCTGGCTTTGAAGGCTACCATATTAATATCGATGGAAACCATATTGCGTCTTTTCCTTATCGAACTGTGAGTAACCTTGTCATATTGCCTATTTTTGATGAAGGTGGAACTTCTTAAATTGACAATAAATATATTCAGGGATTTGCTCTTGAGGATGCCACTGGACTAGCTGTGAATGGTAATGTTGATGTGCACGCTATATATGCTGCTTCCTTACCCACTTCTCATCCAAGTTTTGATCCCCAAAAGCATCTTGAAATGATAAGTAAGTGGCAAGCTCCACCTTTACCTCACGGACAGGTGGAGCTTTTTATTGGAATCCTTTCTGCTGGCAACCATTTTGCTGAGCGGATGGCTGTGAGGAAGTCTTGGATGCAACACAAGTTAATTAAATCTTCCAAAGTGGTGGCTCGGTTTTTTGTTGCACTGGTAAGGATGGAAGCAGGGTAGTATGCCATATCTCTTTTTGATGAGAAATCTTCTATATTGAATGTGCAGTATGAGCTAATAATGCCTGCTATTTTTGGGTCTTTTTCTCCACAGCATGGAAGAAAAGAAGTGAATGTGGACCTAAAGAAAGAAGCAGAGTATTTTGGTGATATTGTGATAGTTCCTTACATGGATGCTTATGACCTTGTTGTACTGAAGACTGTTGCAATCTGTGAATATGGGGTGAGTGGCAGCAGTGTTCAACTTTCTTCAttattcaagaaaataaaatagtacaTGGCCTatgtgtttataaaattttcagattttaaattttgcttttatattatttattccttttcaaaagaaggaaaaaatgcaTTATCCTCATCGCTGCTTACAGGTTCGCACAGTTGCTGCAAAGTATATCATGAAGTGTGATGATGACACATTTGTTCGGGTGGATGCTGTCATCAAGGAAGCAAAGAAAGTCAATAGAGATAAGAGCCTGTATATTGGGAACATAAATTACTATCACAAGCCCCTCCGTAATGGAAAATGGGCAGTAACATATGAGGTAtgcattttttgttaaattctgCAAATCCTGGAGGACCCATTTccttagttttctttttcttgctctTTGTACAGTTTTCACTTTTGTGCTCAGATTTTGTTTACATGGTAACTATCTGTTTTgaaattattctaatatatcaattttggcTGCATTAATTGAATTTTGGTTGAAGGTGTGGTAAAATGAAGGGAATTGAGGATCTGctctttttttccttccattcatctctctttttcaattGAGACCATGCTTTTATTTGACATGATATTTGGTTTCCTTccattatttgaattttggttgAAGGTGTGAaagaatatatgtttttttttttttttgttttggtttttgttttgtttggtcTCGAATATTTCAGTAATGGTACTGTACTTGCTCTTTCTTACTTGGAGATTAGAGGAATTTTTTGCTTTTGGAATGAAGACCAATCATAATTGGTCATATGTAGTGCTTGtgaaaatttacataaaaaaaaaaaaaaaagagaattgtCTTACACGAACGTTAcattcttcctttctctttttatcCTTTTGTGGTGTGGTTAGAGTAGTAAAATTTAACCGATCATTTTTCTGGCATAAGTGGCAATTATGTGTCCAGTGCTGCTTGAGCTATATTTCCAGATGATCAATAATTCTCGATTTTATTAACCTAataattaatgattatttttttagtatgtATCTTTCGCTTGTAGAATTTTGGTTGTCACATCTTGAACAAGTGCTTACACTATTTCCTTTCTGGTGAGTTCCAGGAATGGCCTGAAGAAGATTATCCACCATATGCAAATGGTCCAGGTTATATTTTGTCTTCTGACATTGGACATTTTATcgtaaatgaatttgaaaaacacATGCTAAGAGTAAGTTATTGATCTGCCTGCAATCCACATAACTTCTTGTTGCTGTCTATATGTGCAAGATTTGTGTGAAGTTTTTTTGATGATAAGTAGTCATTATTCTTTTTAACCAAATCGTTGGCCCGTCCAGTTGTTCAAGATGGAAGACGTGAGCATGGGAATGTGGGTGGAAAAGTTCAATAGTACAAAACCAGTTGAGTATGTTCATAGTTTGAAGTTCTGCCAGCATGGGTGCATCGAAGACTATTATACTGCTCATTACCAATCTCCTAGACAGATGACATGCTTGTGGGGTAAGTTGCAAAAGCGAGGAAAGCCACAGTGCTGCAACATGAGATGATAATGCCATGTTGTCCAGTTGCAGTATGGTAAATCTGAGAACAATTTTGCAGTCATAGTAAGTCTCTGTGTATATTTAGTGGGATTGAAGTGATAGGGTTAGGCCAGTTCTCTCCCTTTCATCACCGATTCTATGTTTTGGCCATTTATGATTTAACTTTGTATTCTTCCAAATTTACCGCTCGTAAATGTAAGAATAGTGACGGAACAAAACTTTAGGAATATATACAAGGTTTTCTTTCATAGACCACACCTGGATTGTATTCCCAAAACCAGTGAAACCCTGTATCTTTTAGCTAAATGTTCAAGTTGGGGGGTTTCATTTGTGACTATTTAATATAACACCCTGTTGTAATTGGAAACACAGGCGGAGAATGAAAGTATTTATGGTTCATTCTCTCTTGAGGATGGAGTTGCAAACTAAAATGTCCATTGTTGTAACAGTTAAATGGTTTGGCTTACTCTaactaatattatatgtacaaataaattatatggacatattttttataaactgaAGTGTTAATATGTTAGTAGCTGATtataaagtgagagaaaaaataaattaataaaaattatgacagcattttattgaattgtatttaatttttattgcattttctaggaaaaaaaaaaacttgggtGCAAAATGAATGTGGCCAACGAGAGAGTATCTGAATGTCATACGTCCTGACTTTAAAACTCCCCATTGGCTAGATGAAGTGCTGTTACATCcaaaattttcactttcaagAGCTCTAGCAACATCACTCCCAGCTAGATAAAGTTTTTGCATTCATTGCCCACTTATTATATGAGTACAAGTAATATGATTCTTCAATAAAATGGTTGTCTAGCCTGCATAAAAAGTGGGATACTCAAAGATAAGAGCATCAAACAATGGGCATAAAGTTTACCACTTTCCAGAGCTTCAAAGGAAAGTAGGCATAAAGAAGAACCTTtatgatgaaaagaaagagGACCTTATTCCATGATCATTCTGAGATCATCAATTCCCCTAGCAGGTTCGAGAATAGTATTTTTATAACCTAGACCAGACATATTTGATGCTTTGGATACAAAATATGTAACAAATTTTAGGCCTTTATAATTGGGTTAATTGGTGGGTGCTTATTGTCAATATTACGCAAGAAATTTTCATCACCAAGTGGTTTGTTCTTTGATTCTATGCTCATAAAACTTACACAAGAAACAAAAGAGACTTCAACACTTAACAGTACTTAAATACCTTTCATCTCTCTAACAAATTACATTCTACAGCATGACCCAAACCAGAATCAATGTCAAGGCACCGGTCAGCCGAGTCCCTGCAACATCGAGATGATTCATGTATGCTTGAAGAAATCAGATAAAAAACTGACAGTATTATCAAAAcatgaagagaaaatgaaagaatcaGTACCTGTCTTCCATGGGAGAAGCCTTTGAGCATTATTGAAGGTTGATTCAAAGAAACAGTCTGTGGTGGTGTTCGCTTCACTGGGACAGTTGCAGATAAATGAATTGTAAGCTCCACCGTATCCACAAGCTCCATTACTCTTCTCGCAGTTGGCACATGTGCCAGGATAGTCGTTATACacattgaatttatatttaagtgCTATTCCGTACTTCCAATTTTCCGGGTTATATTCCTGCCCACTGAAGCTGTAGAACCCGGAATACGAAGAGCATTGCAACTTCTGTAAATCCATGTCAAATGAAGGCCCCAGATCAACCGGTGCATAAACACAACATGTAGAGATAGGGAGGTTGAGGGTGCTAATTGCTCTACAAGAATACAAATAACTGCAAATGGCTACCCCATTTTTGTCACATAAAGGGACTACTGCCGAGCTGTTATCTCCATTGAATGTGCTTGATTTGTAGATAGGTGAGGAAGCGATGGAACAGTCAAGTAGAGTAAAGACATTATCTTCATGGAAACTGAAGGGAGCATTCCAGTCAAGGCCAAAACCTTTGCTTGGTTGTGTACAAGCACAAGTAGACATGGAAGGATCCGTCAAGTATATGACTTGATTCATGTAGTCTATATCGGTGATGGGGTAGCAGCCTGTGTGTGTGGTCAAGGTGAGTTTTTGATCATTGCAAGTAACAAATTGTTGGAATCGAGGGTCGCCGCAGCCAGGGCCAGAGCCAAAGGGGTACTTGATTGGCAGTGTGCCACAGCTTCTTTGGCAAGGTTGTGATGAAACCAAAGAAGGAAGATAGCGgattagagagaaaaagaataagagtGTAATTGAAGGATAAGGTAGCTTCATTTTGAACCAAATTTGGGAAAGAGCAGGTGTATGTCTAAGAGAGAATTGAGATGTGAAGTGAGGAAGTGAGATGTGGAATGTGCTCTTAAtttgtacatattttatatGGGGGTTTAGCTTACTTAACGGGGTTCAAGCAGCACGTGGCTTTACACTATATTTGCTTagtgaaaaggaaaaggaagaaatATATATCCTTTCTTCTGTTTAGATGGTAAGATCCAAGAGAGAGTGAAAGATAAACGTTTTCACTTTACATTTTGCTCGTACCGGAAAAGAATTAATACCATTGGCTGTGTTTTTATTACTTTGGGTGTTGGGATGGCTAGCTTTTGGTTTCTAAGCTTTTTTCCATCTTTAGATGCCTTGTTTTCAGCATTTTTCTTAGCTTATTGAGTCTATGATTCGACTTCCACTACTAAAGACTTCATTTGGTGATCCAAGAAGTGGTGAACAAAAGCTAAGAAAGAAGTTGCTGCCTGAACTTTCCTTGTTGATTCTTGTTTGTGTTTTATGAgatcatcatttttcttttcttaggaAAGCAAAATTACTGGCTTTCTTAGGAAAGCGAACTTTCCTGAGGGATTCTGGGTACTTGGCAAACGAGTTTTTATCCCAGAGCAACAAGTATGAAAATTAAGCACTTTGAACATGGAAGACTAATTCATagcaatcaaattatttaatctaaagATTTAATAGCTAAACTACGAGAATCTCAGGATTTCCATTTAGGGTTCTAAGTGTTCTCAATGTGCTTCATGTGCTGTGCCCAGCTAAGAGACTCTTCTCCGCATGGATGAGTTAgcttaataacatatttatggTTACAATGTGagattaatatacatataacttTAGCCATGCAATTCTAATTTCATAGGACCTCCGCATTagtataaaatactgaattgaAACTTTATGATTATAGTAATACCTAGAAGTGACTAGTCTTTTGCTTTTGAAACCTtcttaaatgatagtttttaatgaaaaatattatattgtattagttGAGAGAAGACCTAgctaatatattttaggttaatGGACTCCGtcaaatgtttaataaattttaagactCATAGTAATGTTGTCTATccaaatgaatttatttttatttgatcagttgtaTATATCTGTAAACTGTTATTGTACtatttaattttctcaattttattaaaataaaatcatgattaaTATTAGCACATATAAGGAAATTTTCTCACATTCAAGAGTACCCAGCTCTATATCATTGACCCATAGATTAGTTTAATAGCAGAATCACATGAAAGCAAGTGAGATTATTCCCAAATCATATTAAGCAGACTGCCATTCACTCAGCGTTCTGTCTTTACTTGTGCAATGCAGTTGTATTTGCTACTAGAAGATTGAATTCCGAATGCAGAACAAGATTTGATTTGTCGGTGCATGAAACAGCACCTTGAAAATCTACTGCCATTGTGTGAAAACTGTGCATTAATTACTTGTTTTTAAATAGATGGGATGATCTCCTTTGTACGAAGAAGATGCCCTTTACCTAATTCTCCACCAGCTGGAAACAAGGGTGACCATTGAATATGGGTGCGAAAGCTGACCATTTTAGTAATATATCCTTCTGATGAGTGCCTCCTTGCTCCGGGTCCTCAAGGCAAGGCAAAAGATGAGTTACATTAATAACAAAAAGCAAGTGAAAGTGAAAGTTTTCTATTGTTTATATTGGGCTTCGTCCTCATATTATTGCTCATGACAGTTGAAGATACATCTACATTATTGTCTATGGCAATTGTAAGAAGTTAAAAGCAGTTAGACTTAATTTAAAAGTCTAAAAAATTACCACATAACCATCCAACACAGTATTATGCAAAAAAGATCAaaactctctcttcttctttactttttctCTGTTCTTTCGTTTTCACAGAAGAAAACACGCACAAAACCTATAgtacataaaaaacaaattatattatgaaaatagAAACATAGGCCTTGGATCATCACACAAATTGGTTCCATCATCGAATTCATTCGAAAACATATTTTGGATACGTCTATTCGATCATGTATTTTAATTTCCGACAGTAGTTTAAATAATGTCTATACAAATTGCGATTGAGCTAATATCAGAAAATGAATCAGGGGAGGCTGATTTGTGTTATTAGTTCAACCATTAGTTCAACCACAGGagctttaaatattaaatgaaagTATTCATACATAAAACTTAACCAAATTGAACTCCTTAGGCTTGTTTAGAAAGAATCACCTCCGTGCATAATCAATTGTCAAGGAACAATATTTTGTCTAAGTAATGTAAAACACACATATAAAGTGCAATTGAAAAAAAGTGATTTACATTTTCTTGCCCAAAGGTTTGGCTTTACGACATTTTTCCGTCAACTCAATGTATAAACCACACTTCCTTACTCAAAACGTAActcttttaacaaatta contains:
- the LOC123207387 gene encoding hydroxyproline O-galactosyltransferase GALT6-like, which translates into the protein MKRGKFESVLTLSRLRMIKFLMGVLFSYLLFMSFEIPLVFRTADSESDDGSIGFFDNALPKHVLLETESEELNAASRPSRDDFNSFSRTPERRMREFKKVSGLFFNESTLEDIEGSKDEFSFLHKTAKQAWLVGKKVWEELESGKTVASTKPQTNKTVENKSESCPHSIRMSGSDFLKRGHLMVLPCGLTLGSHITVIGLPHWAHPENDPKIATLKEGEESLMVSQFIMELQGLKTVDGEDPPRILHFNPRLKGDWSGKPVIEMNTCYRMQWGSAHRCEGWKSRADDETIDGRVKCEKWIRDDDDHLEESKATWWLNRLIGRTKKVTFEWPYPFAEGKLFVLTIQAGFEGYHINIDGNHIASFPYRTGFALEDATGLAVNGNVDVHAIYAASLPTSHPSFDPQKHLEMISKWQAPPLPHGQVELFIGILSAGNHFAERMAVRKSWMQHKLIKSSKVVARFFVALHGRKEVNVDLKKEAEYFGDIVIVPYMDAYDLVVLKTVAICEYGVRTVAAKYIMKCDDDTFVRVDAVIKEAKKVNRDKSLYIGNINYYHKPLRNGKWAVTYEEWPEEDYPPYANGPGYILSSDIGHFIVNEFEKHMLRLFKMEDVSMGMWVEKFNSTKPVEYVHSLKFCQHGCIEDYYTAHYQSPRQMTCLWGKLQKRGKPQCCNMR
- the LOC123207388 gene encoding wall-associated receptor kinase-like 15 — protein: MKLPYPSITLLFFFSLIRYLPSLVSSQPCQRSCGTLPIKYPFGSGPGCGDPRFQQFVTCNDQKLTLTTHTGCYPITDIDYMNQVIYLTDPSMSTCACTQPSKGFGLDWNAPFSFHEDNVFTLLDCSIASSPIYKSSTFNGDNSSAVVPLCDKNGVAICSYLYSCRAISTLNLPISTCCVYAPVDLGPSFDMDLQKLQCSSYSGFYSFSGQEYNPENWKYGIALKYKFNVYNDYPGTCANCEKSNGACGYGGAYNSFICNCPSEANTTTDCFFESTFNNAQRLLPWKTGTRLTGALTLILVWVML